The Legionella sp. PATHC032 genome has a window encoding:
- a CDS encoding 2-oxo acid dehydrogenase subunit E2, giving the protein MIQLSDLLKPTWVAEKSLKNAWSVLNDEEKESIKSRIDKLFYNEIPFQLEHDKLIYIHLFSLFAQLETIGLRGLIKSLEKLRGTDLYQQMRQQITDEIFHATVFAKIAFQLSAPYALPLGHQKSINHFISSLEGEEDLATSITLVNLVGEGWVEELCIAMKEKNIAVTIFETVLEDESRHMNEYDLYRQIGLPNKDYLRKKLAIFEDELINTVFAHEQYVTTLGILLGKEGALKLLNNINNKHHWMLKKIGVTPSAHWQLFMDTMPLLMKNLSHDFEKDKAIESTNIRKLLSAIWNDPELPTESAIFNINVTPVCFFEKKFKPETITCLMLQALSKACFDNPQTRNYIFNHKLYHSHNSYVALAVKIPGSDQLGAIEFKNCHEMTMTELAQHIQHDIRIMKYCYEKTQSLQKEHPYLIEVVNRLLTPRHERVYRDFLFARPAISLSNIGHWGYQAAVSPLFPNETFKITLTEIERKQVWNKTNNKFEVQDVLPVGMSVDHRVFDGNIPFPRYMQEAFDQMFQDMEQSRIKPLSKPFSNLDNFIKYSNTLLENDLEFGFMYLFSLMHVWKNYISYDELSKTVEENYQRIKEALAKSEHQLG; this is encoded by the coding sequence ATGATTCAGTTAAGCGATTTGCTAAAACCAACTTGGGTTGCCGAGAAGTCTTTAAAGAATGCTTGGTCTGTATTAAATGACGAGGAAAAGGAATCCATCAAAAGTCGAATTGATAAGCTATTTTACAACGAAATCCCTTTTCAACTTGAGCATGACAAGCTTATCTATATTCATTTATTTTCCTTGTTTGCTCAATTAGAAACAATTGGCTTAAGAGGGCTTATAAAATCACTAGAGAAACTCCGTGGAACGGATTTGTATCAACAAATGCGTCAACAAATTACCGACGAGATTTTCCATGCCACTGTTTTTGCAAAAATTGCGTTTCAACTGTCTGCTCCTTACGCATTACCACTTGGTCATCAAAAGAGTATCAATCATTTTATTTCTTCTCTTGAAGGCGAAGAGGATTTGGCAACTTCTATTACCTTGGTCAATTTGGTTGGAGAAGGATGGGTAGAAGAATTATGTATCGCAATGAAAGAGAAAAACATCGCAGTAACTATTTTTGAAACAGTTCTTGAAGATGAAAGCCGGCATATGAATGAGTACGATTTATACCGTCAGATTGGGTTGCCAAATAAAGATTATTTAAGGAAAAAATTAGCAATTTTTGAAGATGAGTTGATAAATACCGTATTTGCTCATGAGCAATATGTAACTACCCTTGGCATTCTATTAGGTAAGGAAGGGGCGCTGAAACTGCTCAACAATATCAATAATAAACACCATTGGATGCTTAAAAAAATTGGCGTAACACCCTCAGCCCATTGGCAGTTGTTTATGGATACCATGCCTTTATTGATGAAGAATTTATCGCATGATTTTGAAAAAGACAAAGCAATTGAATCGACCAATATTCGTAAATTACTTTCAGCGATATGGAATGACCCCGAATTACCTACTGAATCTGCAATTTTTAATATAAATGTTACTCCTGTTTGTTTTTTTGAAAAGAAATTTAAACCGGAAACAATAACTTGCCTCATGTTACAAGCATTGAGTAAAGCTTGCTTTGATAACCCGCAGACGAGAAATTATATTTTCAATCATAAACTGTACCACTCGCACAATAGTTACGTAGCACTTGCGGTAAAGATTCCAGGTAGTGATCAATTAGGTGCGATTGAGTTTAAAAACTGCCATGAGATGACTATGACTGAATTAGCGCAACACATTCAGCATGACATTCGCATCATGAAGTACTGTTATGAAAAAACACAATCATTACAAAAAGAGCATCCCTATTTAATCGAGGTAGTCAATCGCCTGCTAACTCCACGGCACGAGCGAGTGTACCGTGATTTCTTATTTGCCAGACCCGCTATTTCTTTGAGTAATATTGGTCATTGGGGATATCAAGCAGCGGTTTCACCCTTATTTCCAAATGAAACGTTTAAAATAACCTTGACAGAAATTGAAAGAAAACAAGTCTGGAATAAAACAAATAACAAATTTGAGGTGCAAGATGTTTTGCCCGTAGGCATGAGTGTTGATCACCGAGTTTTTGATGGCAATATCCCGTTCCCGCGTTATATGCAGGAGGCTTTTGATCAAATGTTTCAAGACATGGAGCAATCCAGGATAAAGCCACTGTCAAAACCCTTTTCAAATTTAGATAACTTTATCAAGTACAGTAATACATTATTGGAAAACGATCTGGAGTTTGGGTTTATGTATTTATTTTCTTTGATGCACGTATGGAAAAATTATATTTCCTATGATGAGTTGTCAAAAACAGTGGAAGAAAATTACCAGAGAATCAAAGAGGCATTAGCGAAAAGCGAACATCAACTTGGCTGA
- a CDS encoding squalene/phytoene synthase family protein, giving the protein MVMRLFSFYYQHLENVSRSFSFCISQLTSPAKEWVALSYLLLRVADSIEDAKWQDLQTQSDSFAAFKSFLVQTPANDQFTKWLSSFPSQLPLGEKQLLCAVPLLLEEKNNLPESIKQSVIKTILQVVDGMHYFLNHYNMEGKIVFPSLVTTNQYCFFVAGLVGKLLSHIFTDLLSNFKWTAGLLNQAFHFGFFLQKINLLKDKMDDEANGRYYISSENSLRESLVIHAHHSLVYIKSIPIIEGRPYRLFCAWSLFIGLASLKWLDKYGHRQKIKPRETYYLVNQINLLIDDNRALEKLFNSYLPEQYKADSRSISESTKQIPAWFKKIYDNEMDSLALFELDVQV; this is encoded by the coding sequence ATGGTTATGCGATTGTTTTCTTTTTATTACCAACATCTAGAAAATGTAAGCAGAAGTTTTAGTTTTTGTATAAGCCAGTTAACTTCTCCAGCAAAAGAATGGGTTGCGTTGAGTTATTTGCTTTTGCGTGTTGCAGACAGTATTGAAGATGCCAAATGGCAAGATCTTCAAACACAAAGTGATTCATTTGCTGCTTTTAAATCATTTTTAGTGCAAACACCGGCAAACGATCAATTCACAAAATGGCTTTCCAGCTTTCCTTCCCAGCTTCCATTAGGGGAGAAACAACTTCTATGTGCCGTCCCTCTTTTGTTGGAAGAAAAAAATAATTTACCTGAATCCATCAAGCAATCTGTGATAAAAACAATTTTGCAAGTAGTGGATGGAATGCATTATTTCCTTAATCATTATAATATGGAAGGCAAAATCGTATTTCCTTCATTAGTTACCACTAATCAATATTGTTTTTTTGTTGCGGGATTAGTTGGCAAATTATTGTCACACATATTCACTGATTTACTATCTAATTTTAAGTGGACAGCTGGTCTGTTAAATCAAGCCTTTCATTTTGGTTTCTTTTTACAAAAAATCAATCTCTTGAAAGATAAAATGGATGATGAAGCAAATGGGCGTTATTATATTTCTTCAGAAAATAGTTTGCGTGAGAGTTTAGTCATTCATGCGCACCATTCACTAGTCTATATAAAGAGCATCCCAATTATTGAAGGACGCCCGTATCGCTTATTTTGTGCCTGGTCTTTATTTATTGGTTTGGCTTCATTGAAATGGCTTGATAAATATGGTCACCGACAAAAAATTAAACCTCGAGAAACGTATTATCTGGTTAACCAAATTAATCTCTTAATAGATGATAACCGCGCTTTAGAAAAATTATTTAACAGTTATCTTCCTGAACAGTACAAGGCAGATTCGCGATCTATTTCTGAATCAACAAAACAAATACCAGCTTGGTTTAAGAAAATTTATGATAATGAGATGGATTCTCTGGCTTTGTTTGAGCTGGATGTCCAAGTATGA